Within Dermacentor variabilis isolate Ectoservices chromosome 8, ASM5094787v1, whole genome shotgun sequence, the genomic segment GACAGCTGGTAATTGTTAATAGTGTAGCAGTACTTGGATATGTTTTACTTGCGTGTGAATgagattattttgcatttttctgcATTCAGCGACGTGAgccattttttacaccatttaTTAATGCGGTAAAAGTCGTTTTGCAGCGTTAAGTGGTCGTCAGCACATGTTATTGGATGGCATATGATGCAATCGTCAGCAAAGATTCGCATGCAGGAAGATGTGTTTTCTGGCAAGTCGTTTATGTAGATTAAGAACAATAGGGGGCCGAGGACGCACACCTGTGGTACACCCGAAGTTACGCGAGAAAGGGAGGattgagagagagcgagagagaacaactttagtaaatatgcctgcagagtcggttaggctccctccacgcagggaggacaagcttttaccgcgacgcggccactacgtcagtctcgtgcattgtgctcctcgaggtcttggttcctcgctacttccgcggatccgagacctcgaggagcacaaagGGAGGATTGGAAATTTTTAATAACCGTGAACTGCTGGCGGAGTGAAAGGAAGTTACGGAGCCAAGATAGGGTTAGCGAGTCTAATCGAAGGGCAGATAATTTAGACATCAGACGGCAATGGGGGGCGACGcggtcaaaggctttagagaaatcaagaaaaatacagtcagTCTGGAGGTTATTGTTCATGTTGCAGTGTAGTTCTGTACTTGTGCCGTAATTGTGAcccagtgttcgtatcgtcttttgttgaaataaacttttttctaaacacattgTAGCTGTGCTTACGTGTTATATGTTCATTAACATTCCCCTTGTGTAGTACTGAGGCGTACACAGGCATTATCATTGCGCAGTGGTACAAAGTTCCGGGCGTAAGTGGTTGTTTATTGGCTACACTAGAGAGTTTAATTTTCACTCGCTACACGATACGGTACACCGACACGTGACATTACCTTTGCGCGTGCGCGTTGTATACCGAGAATTACTGTGACAGTTACCGCCGGTGACGGTAATGGCCACCCTAATCGtggcaacatggcagcgcccatacAGCACCGACCAGCCGCCTCGATCCGAACTTGTTACTGGCTCTCCGCcctgtcagcaagaaacaagcggCGAAATCCGTCGTCAGACTCGTCTCTACTAAGCTGAGGTCAAATTATTGGGCACGTTTTGTCGTAGTTATTGATAtcggctgtttgttttcaagCTACTAGGACTACAGACACGGCACCGATCCGTAACACTCGTTTAATTTCTAGTTATAACAGGTGGCACCACAGCATTACCAttggtgatgcgttgacgatgcggaAGGCTATAAAGGCCTAATCAtgttcactgcatcattaatttactactCCGCTCTAGCAGGGTACATGATGACCGTAGCCGTAGAATCTCTAAAGCGTACATATTATCGCCCCCAAAGCCCTAATAaccgagaaactgaggtaaatgcagtaCTTGATTAGAAACATTCCCGGGGCATGCAAGCACTTGCCCGAtcacgaaagcactcctcatttaaattctgCCACTAGTACTCAATTACTCGTTGCAGAAAACATCCTAGTAtcataagacgaaataaaatgctatttgTCGGCTGCTGTTTCATTTTTTACAAAAtataactcattgaaattaccctcgACAAAGAcgtgggcggtcgaaaggtttcgttttcgctcgactctgcgcctcccgcgctttcgcgtttcagtagtttcgtttccgcgcactgcttcgctgattttgctggctcgcggaactcgcacaaactgcaagtagcaaagaattcagcgtccatgtgatgtcgcgggatgcccgaacggtctacgccacttgaccaaacagcagctgcagcggcgaatccgccggtCTGTCCTGGCTCGGTACCGTCGTCTGTCGgccgccgttttactcaccggcgGCAGCACAGGATGGTGATGGCgtctgcaacgtcaccactccctctGTTGGGTgccgggagatttgaatttcggaaAAGGTGTTCGTACCCTTCAGATGTAGTTTTCCCATAAAATGACTTTTGACACGAAACAATcattgtgaggtttctggaatggtattcaaACCGTCCACGTCGACctagcatttgcctttagtgtccatttaaagaTGTTTCTTTTCATGGTTTTTTTTAAATGGGGAACCACAAATGCAACCGAATCCTGTGCGTATTCCACGGCTGCCTAGTGCCAGCAACGCGCCCTCTTTTGCCCCTAGCAGTATGGCCGCCACGGCATCGTTCGCTCCCGTATAGGCGGCTGCAGGCACTACCACTACAGAAATATTATAGGTGAGAATGACCGCTAGAGACGCGAACCTGTGTATGCGGCGAAGTTAAAAATTTCCGTCTGAGATTGCGTGCATATATAGAAGGTGTTTgtgtttagctgcaccaaattttttgaaaattgcctgtggccCACATCACGATTTTTACCCTTGATCTAAGTTACCCGACCCGGCGGCCGTTACCTTTATGAGAAATGAAAATCCGCATATGAATAATTAACGGGATTACCCTAATtaacttttttaattattttgCGGCGCATACCAATATTGAGGTATTAAATTTCCAGTGCCCGATGAAGTGCACCGGTGTTCCAGTCACTTACGCGCCGTAGTTggtcagtggctgtggtgttgggctactgagcacgaggtcgcgcgggatcgaatcccggccagggcggccgcatttcgatgcgggcgaaatgcgaaaacacccgtgtacttatttaggcgcacgttaaagagccccggatggtcgaaatttccggagtcctccgctatggcgtgcctcataatcagaaagtggttttggcacgtaaaagcccataatgtAATTTAAAATTTTCCAGTTACTTTAGCGCTGCAGTATATAAAACGGCGTTTTATTTTGAAATCATATAAGTGGACATATGATATACATATTTACAAAATACATATGCGTACTAGGTGATACATATATCTATAGATTAACAGCTACAGCGCGAGCATTGTCCTATAATTGGCTTGAAATTTCCATGCAAATCGTCCGCGTGTACAAGTCAATATTTAAAAGTGTCCAGTATACCGCGAAGGCTCAAGACACTGTTCTTTTATATTGTGGCCATATCACGCTGTCATTCTGATAGCGTCACGTGATAGCCCAGACTGTTAACACGTGACGTCCACGTCACCCATTTCCAAGTGTACTTATATCGCTCCCTCCCATGAACAAAGCACTTTCGTTACCGGATCGCCGGCTTGCCTACAATATGAAAATTACATAATTGGAAAGCCTGTATTATTCAACACATATAAGCAAAAAAGCAAAGAAATGGATGAGACAACATCTACGAGACATACACTGTCCTTCCCCGGTGTGTAGTAGCACACACACACGTTGCAAAAATAACCCCCAGCCcctaaacaacaagaaaaaaaaaacaggatcaAAGGTGCCACAAACAAGGGATCACGTTCATCCTTGGGGACTTGCTGAGGCCCGCGTTTTGAAGGTTCGCGGGTCCCAGCTACGGCAGCGTGCCATCGTGTTGTACCAGTGGTATATgtcgtggtagtgactgtgattTCTGAAGGCGTCGGTGGGGATCGCTCGGCAGATTGGGCACAAATCCCAGCCGCGCAAGTGCATTATTTCGTAGCGGCCCTTCCAGGCGAAGTGGCGCGCGTACATGCCAAAGTCGAGCGACGTGGCCACCAGATGGCGCGCCAGTGCTGCGGGAGAGCTGAAGGACAGCGCGTCCACGTAGGAGCCCCGGGGCGCGAAATGAGCGTAGTCGGCGCCGCCAAACACGACGGGTACGATGTCGTGGTCGAGCGGGTTGAACAGCTTCTCGGTCACGTAGTCGCGGCACTGGTTGTTCTCGAACGACAGGTAGAAGAAGTACTCTCTGCTGAAGTTGTGCCAGCAATCGTCCCGGCATCCCGGTTTGCCACAGTTGCCGACAACGTCAACGTCGATGTGCTTTCTGAGCTCTCTGACGAACAGCTCGCGCTTTGCGTAAGTGTGGCAGTGGCTGACGGGCCAGACGGCCATCCGGCGCTTCTCCTGCCACAAAAGCCGCAGTGTCTCCATGGAGTATGCAAAGGGCTGGTCCTCCTCGGCGATCCAACCGTAGGGGGCTTTGAAGTCCGAGTCTAGCCTGCAAATAGTTTAAAGAGCGCGTCCGGTATTCTGGTATTGCGCAGTGGCGTTTGCGGTTTACCGTATACGCAAACGTGAGTGCACTGTAACGTGAGCGACTGGGTCGGTGGCTCCACCTGGTGGCGTACAGTTCAATAAGAAAGACACGGAgctattagagacttttagcgtgtccggtattccggcaagtgcGGGCGGTTCGCCGGtatagcgggggcgtaaacgtgagcggccagattggtggcgccagctggtggtgcaaagttgaaccacacaaacacagagctaattactatattctgcttagctgctggtgtaaatattcgacagtggcgtaatcgtgttcacaattacgccgctgccaaaaatttgcaccactagcgaagcaggatatagtgggttactgcagtttaaCTCTGTCTTtctctggttgaactctacgctaccaggcggctgcagcGATCTAgctacgcccccgcaaatccggtaatccgcccaaaccgctcccgtttaccggaaaagcggacaggctaaaagtctctattattGCAGTGAGCGAGTGTATTCCACTTCGCTGCCGAAGTAAATTTTCGGCTGCGGCATAATCGTGAAAACGGCACCTtttcaaatgatttttttttttctgttcaacgACAACGTCCCCGGAAATACGGAACGTGTCTGGCATCGTGGTTAGACGAACCGTCACACGAATGTCGCTACTATAGCGTTCGGTAGCCATTGAgtataccggaataccggacacggtAAAACTCTCGAATAATTCCGCTTCATGTAGAGCCTCATCACGAAGCCAGTTCACGGATTAGGGCACCTGCACAAGGCCGCAAACCCCGCGGTGCAGTTAAGCGACGTTGGTTTCTCTTGCCGCCATTGTGAGGGATATGTAGAGGGCGGGGGGCCGCTCGCGTGCCTTCAACAGCGGCATGTtatctttttgttcactttaaTTTCGCTGTAACCTATTGATCCTACACTTCTATTAAACATAACTACCTTCCCGTGTACTCTCTCTAGCTCCATTTTCTACTCTTTGTACTCTCTCCCTTTGTGTCttggtgtctgttggcttcttatgtgtGACAAATAAAAAGtgggccctc encodes:
- the LOC142590156 gene encoding alpha-(1,3)-fucosyltransferase C-like; its protein translation is MSRARAALVPLLAFCASCLYLYANVVEQDHACRYKRPPRLRSRATLPRLDATNDTNAHPNIPGRYVPYYLRKAPDNSTEMPRILIWTTLQYYWFPNSRTRGSGITIYCGDMKCLLTNDRYSLDSAEAVVFYGLDLDLGDMPPYRARAQKWVFWTMEAPSSATNEMMLLGPAINWTLTYRLDSDFKAPYGWIAEEDQPFAYSMETLRLLWQEKRRMAVWPVSHCHTYAKRELFVRELRKHIDVDVVGNCGKPGCRDDCWHNFSREYFFYLSFENNQCRDYVTEKLFNPLDHDIVPVVFGGADYAHFAPRGSYVDALSFSSPAALARHLVATSLDFGMYARHFAWKGRYEIMHLRGWDLCPICRAIPTDAFRNHSHYHDIYHWYNTMARCRSWDPRTFKTRASASPQG